From a region of the Terriglobales bacterium genome:
- the ccsA gene encoding cytochrome c biogenesis protein CcsA, whose translation MPLFWLRISFLFYSVGLLYALSAVSRPCTWLQKYVIPIVGVGMVFHVVSLAETAMITGHLSLTRMSVYDSESLLAFLILTVFMIVYAKYKTIAPGIFVFPLAFLMTFAAAMGQQPVVFTSEVMRSGWLFAHIATIFTGYAALFLSFAASLLYIVQEKTLKSKQPSNLMGRLPALQVIDDIGYKSLMLGFPFMTFGLICGAVIAQSQFGPQWFTDPKVVLSLLMWAVYMVLLYTRWNSGWRGRRAAYLATFAFLTAIGAWAANFFSSVHRFVAP comes from the coding sequence ATGCCGCTATTTTGGCTTCGAATATCGTTTCTGTTCTACTCGGTAGGGCTGCTGTACGCCCTTTCTGCGGTCAGCCGGCCCTGTACCTGGCTACAGAAATACGTAATCCCGATCGTAGGCGTCGGGATGGTTTTCCACGTAGTCTCGCTGGCCGAAACCGCGATGATCACCGGGCACCTGAGCCTGACGCGGATGTCCGTCTACGACTCCGAATCTTTGCTCGCCTTCCTGATCCTTACGGTCTTCATGATCGTCTATGCCAAGTACAAGACGATCGCGCCGGGGATCTTCGTCTTCCCACTTGCATTCCTGATGACCTTCGCCGCCGCCATGGGCCAGCAACCGGTGGTCTTCACCTCCGAGGTGATGCGCAGCGGTTGGCTGTTCGCGCATATCGCCACGATCTTTACCGGCTACGCGGCTCTGTTCCTGAGCTTCGCAGCCAGCTTGCTTTACATCGTCCAGGAAAAAACCCTGAAGTCGAAGCAGCCCAGCAACCTGATGGGAAGGTTGCCGGCGCTGCAGGTCATCGATGACATCGGCTACAAGTCGCTGATGCTTGGTTTTCCATTCATGACCTTCGGCCTGATCTGCGGTGCTGTCATCGCGCAGTCTCAGTTCGGACCGCAGTGGTTCACCGATCCCAAGGTTGTGCTTTCGCTGTTGATGTGGGCCGTATACATGGTGCTGCTGTACACGCGCTGGAACAGCGGATGGCGGGGACGCCGTGCCGCTTACCTCGCGACGTTTGCTTTCCTTACAGCAATCGGGGCATGGGCGGCCAACTTCTTCAGTTCGGTACATAGGTTTGTCGCGCCATGA
- the hemA gene encoding glutamyl-tRNA reductase: protein MNLQLIGLNHRSAPVEVRERFAVPEKSLPEALQSLVKYPGISEGLIVSTCNRVEVLAGLQNGSCDVRGFLSQFFNMDRAELEKYTYEFREKDAIKHLFRVTASLDSMVVGEPQILGQVKEAYAVARAVGSVHSELDALLTRSFAVAKKVRNETAIATSAVSVASVAVELAQKIFGKLDGKSVYLVGAGKMCELAARHLIANGAGTIFVANRTYDRAVKLAAKFEGKAIHFEELYATADKADIVITSTGAPHAIFRKEHGEQFMAKRRNRPMFFIDIAVPRDVDPAMNDVDGVFVYDIDDLQQVVSSHISDRKKEAVRAEEIVAFEVDRFHEKLQAHDVVPTILSLQEYLENIRQAEIDRHRARFGDVTPQQEAAIDAMTKAMINKIMHTPIVTLKTAAKGPEAATVVDLIRRVFNLPEKPQAKSAGGNGDEN, encoded by the coding sequence ATGAACTTGCAGCTCATCGGATTGAATCATCGGTCGGCCCCCGTGGAAGTTCGGGAGCGCTTCGCCGTGCCCGAGAAGAGTCTGCCCGAAGCGCTGCAATCACTCGTGAAGTATCCCGGAATCAGCGAAGGCCTTATCGTTTCCACCTGCAACCGGGTGGAAGTTCTCGCCGGATTGCAAAACGGCTCCTGCGACGTCCGCGGTTTCCTGAGCCAGTTTTTCAATATGGATCGCGCGGAACTCGAGAAGTACACCTACGAGTTCCGCGAAAAAGATGCGATCAAGCATCTGTTCCGCGTCACCGCCAGTCTCGATTCGATGGTTGTCGGGGAGCCCCAGATCCTCGGGCAGGTGAAGGAAGCATACGCCGTCGCACGAGCTGTAGGCTCTGTCCATTCTGAACTGGACGCGCTGCTTACCCGTTCGTTCGCCGTTGCCAAAAAGGTTCGGAACGAAACCGCTATCGCCACGTCCGCGGTCTCTGTTGCTTCGGTAGCAGTCGAACTGGCCCAGAAGATCTTCGGCAAGCTCGACGGAAAGAGCGTCTACCTCGTTGGCGCCGGAAAAATGTGCGAACTCGCCGCGCGTCACCTGATTGCCAACGGCGCTGGCACTATCTTCGTCGCCAATCGTACCTACGACCGCGCCGTGAAGCTGGCCGCCAAGTTCGAAGGTAAGGCCATTCACTTCGAGGAACTCTACGCAACCGCCGACAAGGCCGATATCGTCATCACCTCGACCGGCGCGCCGCATGCCATCTTCCGCAAGGAGCATGGCGAGCAGTTCATGGCCAAGCGGCGGAACCGCCCAATGTTCTTCATCGACATCGCCGTTCCGCGTGACGTTGATCCGGCGATGAACGACGTTGACGGCGTGTTCGTCTACGACATCGACGACCTTCAGCAGGTTGTTTCGTCGCACATCTCCGACCGCAAGAAGGAAGCTGTCCGCGCGGAGGAGATCGTTGCGTTCGAGGTCGATCGCTTCCACGAGAAGCTTCAGGCGCACGATGTAGTTCCGACCATTCTGTCGCTTCAGGAGTACCTGGAGAACATTCGCCAGGCCGAGATCGACCGGCATCGCGCGCGCTTCGGTGACGTTACGCCGCAACAGGAAGCCGCGATCGACGCCATGACCAAGGCGATGATCAACAAGATCATGCACACGCCGATCGTGACGCTGAAGACAGCCGCCAAGGGGCCCGAAGCAGCGACGGTAGTAGATTTGATCCGCAGGGTTTTCAACCTGCCGGAAAAACCGCAAGCGAAGAGCGCAGGCGGGAACGGAGACGAAAACTGA
- the hemC gene encoding hydroxymethylbilane synthase produces the protein MARLRIGSRGSQLALWQANHISSLLRERGHEVEIEIIKTTGDKILDVALAKVGTKGMFTKEIEEALLEGRVDLAVHSLKDLPTELAPEFEVAAITVRENPRDAFLSRHFTSINELPQKARVGTSSLRRQAQLKAMRPDLEIHPLRGNVDTRIRKMEEGQYDAIILASAGLNRLGLTRWIREVIPADVMCPAAGQGALGIEIRKGDAETLKHLEFLNDRPTRLAVMAERALLNELGGGCQVPIGAHAEVTGDDIKLMGVVARPDGTLVLRDTRFGGDPVRLGEELGKSLLERGGRDILKEVYGETAVAPAQP, from the coding sequence ATGGCCCGCCTGAGAATTGGTTCCCGCGGTTCACAACTCGCCTTGTGGCAGGCGAACCACATTTCATCGCTGTTGCGTGAACGTGGTCACGAAGTCGAAATCGAAATCATCAAGACCACCGGAGATAAGATCCTCGACGTCGCGCTCGCCAAGGTCGGCACCAAGGGCATGTTCACCAAGGAAATCGAGGAGGCGCTGCTCGAAGGCCGCGTCGATCTCGCCGTCCACAGCCTGAAGGACCTGCCGACCGAATTGGCTCCCGAGTTCGAGGTGGCGGCCATCACCGTTCGCGAGAACCCGCGCGACGCGTTCTTGAGCCGCCACTTCACCAGCATTAACGAGCTGCCGCAGAAGGCACGCGTTGGAACCAGCAGCCTTCGTCGCCAGGCGCAACTGAAGGCCATGCGTCCGGACCTCGAAATCCATCCGCTGCGCGGCAACGTCGATACCCGCATTCGCAAGATGGAAGAGGGCCAGTATGACGCGATTATCCTCGCCTCAGCCGGACTAAATCGCCTCGGCCTTACGCGCTGGATCCGCGAAGTTATTCCCGCGGACGTGATGTGTCCGGCAGCAGGACAGGGCGCGCTCGGAATCGAAATCCGCAAGGGCGATGCTGAAACCCTGAAGCACCTTGAATTCCTGAACGACCGTCCAACGCGATTGGCCGTCATGGCCGAACGGGCGTTGCTCAACGAACTCGGCGGCGGGTGCCAAGTCCCGATCGGCGCTCATGCCGAAGTCACCGGCGACGACATCAAGCTGATGGGCGTGGTTGCGCGTCCGGATGGCACACTCGTGCTGCGAGATACCCGTTTCGGCGGCGATCCCGTCAGGCTCGGCGAGGAACTCGGCAAGTCGCTTCTCGAGCGCGGCGGTCGCGACATCCTGAAAGAGGTCTATGGCGAAACGGCAGTGGCTCCAGCGCAGCCGTAG
- a CDS encoding uroporphyrinogen-III synthase, protein MSLQGKRVIVSRAKEQAGSLSNLLQEKGAEVLEIPFIEIHPAQSYEALDKAIENLLAYDWLILTSVNGVSALFSRLEKQGKSEADLLHLKIVAIGPATRKAIEKHGIPVDIMPKEYVAEAVVEEMRGQVKGERVLLVRAKVARDVIPNALRDLGAKVHVMEAYETIVPETSRTAIMEALKSTHKPWAITFTSSSTVKNFVELVGEENAHSNLLDGVKLASIGPVTSGTLRELGLRVDIEAKEYTIPGLVEAMAKAH, encoded by the coding sequence ATGAGCTTACAAGGCAAGCGTGTCATCGTGAGTCGTGCGAAAGAACAGGCGGGATCCCTCTCGAACCTTTTGCAGGAGAAGGGTGCTGAAGTCCTGGAGATCCCGTTCATTGAGATTCATCCGGCGCAGTCGTATGAAGCATTGGATAAGGCGATCGAGAACCTGCTCGCCTACGACTGGCTGATCCTGACCAGCGTGAACGGCGTCAGCGCGCTGTTTTCGCGACTGGAGAAGCAGGGCAAGTCTGAGGCCGACTTGCTGCATTTGAAGATCGTCGCCATCGGACCGGCGACGCGGAAGGCAATCGAGAAGCACGGTATTCCTGTCGACATCATGCCGAAGGAATACGTCGCCGAAGCTGTGGTGGAAGAGATGCGCGGGCAGGTGAAGGGCGAACGCGTCCTGCTGGTCCGGGCGAAGGTAGCTCGCGACGTGATCCCGAACGCGCTTCGCGACCTTGGTGCCAAGGTGCACGTGATGGAAGCATACGAGACGATCGTGCCGGAAACGTCGCGGACAGCGATCATGGAAGCGTTGAAGTCGACGCACAAACCGTGGGCGATCACGTTCACCAGTTCCTCGACGGTCAAAAATTTCGTTGAACTCGTCGGAGAAGAGAATGCCCATTCCAATCTCCTGGACGGAGTGAAGCTGGCATCGATTGGGCCGGTGACCTCGGGCACCCTGCGCGAACTGGGGCTTCGGGTGGACATTGAGGCGAAAGAGTACACGATTCCCGGGCTCGTGGAAGCGATGGCCAAGGCGCACTAG
- a CDS encoding energy transducer TonB, giving the protein MFLLLGALLPGQDSPPKPCGTSHTDTADKLTNRELSLIVRPVKQVFLVGEPVMLRIELRNVGERSLFVSNYLWPEFVVINLTRGTKKIPPRWCGDSIIRSQSYGIDSFTVLKPGASVVREINIACSELEGHPGYVLPAGWYRGLAEYSMFPREYFAPAAGSVVIPEGVTKARTFAFSITPQASTESLDLEHQIAATTNDVAHCRPKIVKKGSFPTRVNFRPGEKSSGRLPLIEFNILSSGRVVNAQLKQSSGFIEIDRAALNWISTTTFNERESCDVTEAQIAVSVHWQ; this is encoded by the coding sequence ATGTTCTTACTGCTCGGCGCTTTGTTACCGGGACAAGACTCGCCACCAAAACCATGCGGAACCAGTCACACCGATACTGCAGACAAATTAACCAACCGCGAATTGAGTCTGATTGTGCGACCAGTAAAGCAGGTTTTTTTGGTTGGGGAGCCAGTAATGTTGAGAATAGAGCTCCGAAATGTTGGTGAACGTTCCTTGTTCGTCAGCAATTATCTTTGGCCGGAATTCGTCGTCATCAACCTAACCCGCGGCACAAAGAAGATCCCACCGCGCTGGTGCGGCGATTCAATCATTCGGAGCCAGTCATATGGGATTGATTCGTTCACGGTTCTTAAACCAGGTGCATCAGTTGTGCGCGAGATAAATATTGCATGTAGCGAACTCGAAGGTCATCCGGGGTATGTCCTTCCCGCGGGTTGGTATAGAGGCTTGGCGGAGTACAGCATGTTTCCGAGAGAGTATTTCGCACCCGCAGCCGGTTCCGTCGTCATCCCTGAAGGCGTAACCAAAGCTCGCACCTTTGCATTTTCCATAACTCCACAGGCCTCTACGGAATCCTTGGACTTGGAACACCAAATAGCCGCGACTACCAACGATGTTGCGCATTGCCGACCTAAGATCGTGAAGAAGGGCTCATTTCCAACAAGGGTCAACTTTCGTCCTGGGGAAAAGAGTTCGGGACGATTGCCGCTCATCGAATTCAATATTCTTAGTTCCGGAAGAGTCGTAAATGCGCAGCTCAAGCAAAGTTCCGGGTTTATTGAAATCGATCGAGCTGCCTTGAATTGGATTTCCACCACAACTTTCAATGAACGCGAAAGCTGCGATGTCACTGAGGCCCAGATAGCTGTCTCCGTCCACTGGCAATAA
- a CDS encoding amino acid permease produces the protein MTSDSNQGLAREIGLRDGIALVAGTIIGSGIFIVPAVIAQQVPQLSLVLLVWVAGAVLAFTGGLALGELGAMFPSAGGVYVYLRETFGLPVAFVYGWASFVAIESGGVAALSAAFSIYLGQLLSLSVFEQKLSSVLMILVLTVVNILGVKFGKQVQNVFAICKFGGLAGMCVVLLTNANLPLLRSNMAGPEGASTNISLFGVALLAAMWAYFGWHNVLFNTGEFRNPQRDLGKALVIGVLIVTAAYVLANLAYYAVLTGAEVSDAKRVAALALGTVLGPKAASLLALLIMTSVIGSANGIIMSSTRIPFAMAADGMLVPALARCNPNTKTPILAISALGAWAMVLASVGSFAELIESVVFTSGLFFSLAVIGMMKLRRTQPNRVRPFVAWGYPWLPALFVVAYFGLFVNTYITNPKGSLIGTGLVLLGVPAYYVFKAINARTAVQEVAAD, from the coding sequence GTGACTTCAGACAGCAACCAGGGGCTTGCCCGCGAGATCGGTTTGCGCGACGGCATCGCGCTAGTGGCCGGGACGATCATCGGTTCCGGCATTTTTATTGTGCCGGCCGTCATCGCACAGCAGGTGCCACAGCTTTCCCTGGTACTGCTGGTGTGGGTGGCAGGTGCGGTGCTCGCCTTCACAGGCGGACTGGCGCTCGGTGAACTGGGAGCCATGTTCCCGTCGGCGGGCGGCGTGTATGTGTACCTGAGGGAGACCTTCGGTCTTCCGGTCGCTTTCGTGTACGGATGGGCGTCGTTCGTCGCGATCGAGAGCGGAGGTGTTGCGGCGCTATCCGCGGCATTCAGCATCTACCTGGGACAGCTTCTTTCGCTGTCTGTTTTCGAGCAAAAGCTCAGCAGCGTGCTGATGATCCTGGTCCTGACGGTCGTGAACATCCTCGGGGTGAAGTTCGGCAAGCAAGTACAGAACGTATTTGCCATCTGCAAATTCGGCGGACTGGCTGGAATGTGCGTGGTACTGCTGACGAACGCGAACCTACCCTTGCTCCGGTCGAATATGGCCGGGCCGGAAGGTGCGTCAACGAACATCAGCCTGTTCGGCGTGGCGCTGCTGGCTGCGATGTGGGCGTATTTTGGATGGCACAACGTGTTGTTCAATACGGGTGAATTCCGCAATCCGCAACGCGACCTCGGAAAAGCATTGGTGATCGGCGTATTGATTGTGACGGCCGCCTATGTCCTGGCGAACCTGGCCTATTACGCCGTGTTGACCGGAGCGGAGGTCTCAGACGCGAAGCGCGTGGCGGCGTTGGCACTGGGAACAGTGCTGGGCCCGAAAGCTGCGTCGTTGCTGGCGTTGCTGATCATGACGTCGGTGATTGGGTCGGCCAACGGCATCATCATGTCGAGTACGCGGATTCCGTTTGCGATGGCCGCCGATGGCATGCTGGTCCCGGCATTGGCACGCTGCAATCCGAATACGAAGACACCGATCCTGGCCATCTCGGCGCTCGGAGCGTGGGCGATGGTGCTCGCCTCGGTGGGAAGCTTCGCGGAGCTGATCGAAAGCGTGGTGTTTACGTCGGGACTGTTTTTCTCTCTGGCGGTGATCGGAATGATGAAGCTACGCCGGACTCAGCCTAATCGCGTGCGTCCATTCGTGGCGTGGGGATACCCCTGGCTGCCGGCCTTGTTCGTCGTCGCGTACTTCGGACTTTTCGTGAACACGTACATCACGAATCCGAAGGGTTCGTTGATCGGCACGGGACTGGTGTTGCTGGGAGTGCCGGCGTACTACGTATTCAAGGCGATCAACGCGCGGACGGCGGTACAAGAAGTGGCGGCGGATTAG
- a CDS encoding S9 family peptidase, with protein sequence MLRKGLFVVVLLSSLSFAQTLTPPQAETNPENVIAKMRPDLANYSLERFFLSRQIGASSWAPDGKKVVVVSNLSGRENLWTVDSSGGWPQQLTIGDQRQSKPAWSPDGVWIAYQSDYGGNEQWDLFMVSPKNGEVAQLTRTPHIAESSPVWSPDGHRLAFLIKPKTSPTNELALLDVLTRKVRNLTTGTPKELSNSHPIWSPDGKWIAYTQANAAGDDSNVFLLEVATAKSTNLTPHEGAKLFEATSFSPDGKHLLITSDAQNGFANVALLEIATKKPDWITHEKWEVFSGDFSPDGRFITWTANTDGVIDIYRYEIATKKAEKLPLAAGVSRLAGSTTAFSKDGTRLLYRHEGYNAPNDIWTYSFSTRQSKQLTNSMSGSLDPNDMVRPYLVHYPSRDGKFTISAWVYMPYNIGRNNTYPAILWIHGGPNSQTLNGFNPFMQYILNQGYIVVAPNYRGSTGYGKQFERANILDMGGGDLQDNLAAMDFIQKTGYADPKKMIVMGRSFGGYLTMMAVTKAPEMWAAGVAIVPFVNWFTEFEHEDPAIQQSDLVAMGDPVKNKALWEDRSPINFVDRIKAPLLLIAGENDPRCPPSEAQQVADAIKKRGGTVQLKIYEDEGHSFGKWENVIDHYKRVSDFLKVQVPSPGCQTVCEIQ encoded by the coding sequence ATGCTCCGCAAAGGCCTTTTCGTCGTCGTACTGCTCAGTTCCCTTTCCTTCGCACAAACGCTCACGCCGCCTCAGGCCGAGACCAATCCTGAAAACGTAATCGCGAAGATGCGGCCAGACCTGGCCAACTATTCTCTCGAACGATTCTTCCTTTCACGGCAAATCGGCGCCAGTTCGTGGGCGCCGGACGGGAAGAAAGTCGTGGTGGTCTCGAACCTGAGCGGACGCGAAAATCTCTGGACCGTCGACTCCAGTGGTGGGTGGCCACAGCAACTCACCATCGGCGACCAGCGTCAGTCGAAACCCGCGTGGTCTCCGGATGGGGTCTGGATCGCCTATCAGTCCGATTACGGCGGCAACGAGCAGTGGGACCTTTTCATGGTGTCGCCGAAGAACGGCGAGGTTGCGCAACTCACGCGCACTCCTCACATTGCCGAGAGTTCACCCGTTTGGTCGCCGGACGGCCACCGACTTGCGTTCCTCATTAAGCCGAAGACCTCACCCACCAACGAACTCGCGCTGCTCGACGTTCTCACGCGCAAGGTCCGTAACCTCACTACCGGCACGCCGAAGGAACTGTCCAACTCCCATCCGATCTGGTCTCCGGACGGCAAGTGGATCGCCTACACGCAAGCGAACGCCGCCGGTGATGATTCCAACGTCTTCCTGCTCGAAGTCGCGACGGCCAAATCGACGAACCTCACCCCGCATGAAGGCGCGAAGCTCTTCGAAGCGACATCGTTTTCACCTGACGGCAAGCACCTCCTCATCACCTCCGACGCGCAGAACGGGTTCGCCAACGTTGCCCTGCTGGAAATCGCAACGAAGAAGCCCGATTGGATTACGCACGAAAAGTGGGAAGTCTTTAGCGGTGACTTTTCGCCCGACGGCAGGTTCATCACCTGGACCGCGAACACCGACGGGGTCATCGATATCTACCGTTATGAGATCGCCACGAAGAAAGCCGAAAAGCTTCCCCTCGCGGCCGGTGTGAGTCGCCTCGCAGGATCGACGACAGCCTTCAGCAAAGATGGCACCCGCCTCCTCTATCGTCACGAAGGCTACAACGCACCCAACGACATCTGGACCTACAGCTTTTCAACCCGGCAATCGAAGCAACTCACCAACTCCATGTCGGGCTCCCTCGATCCTAACGACATGGTGCGGCCCTACCTTGTTCACTACCCTAGTCGTGATGGCAAGTTCACCATCTCCGCCTGGGTCTATATGCCGTACAACATCGGGCGTAATAACACCTATCCCGCCATTCTCTGGATCCATGGCGGCCCGAACAGCCAAACCCTCAACGGCTTCAATCCGTTCATGCAATACATCCTGAACCAGGGTTACATTGTCGTTGCGCCGAATTATCGCGGTTCCACTGGCTATGGCAAGCAGTTCGAACGCGCCAATATCCTCGACATGGGCGGCGGAGATCTTCAGGACAATCTCGCTGCGATGGATTTCATTCAGAAGACCGGTTACGCGGATCCCAAAAAGATGATCGTCATGGGGCGTAGTTTTGGCGGTTATCTCACCATGATGGCCGTAACCAAGGCGCCGGAAATGTGGGCTGCCGGAGTTGCCATCGTCCCCTTCGTGAACTGGTTCACCGAGTTCGAGCACGAAGACCCCGCCATCCAGCAGTCCGACTTGGTCGCGATGGGCGATCCTGTGAAGAACAAGGCGCTATGGGAAGATCGTTCGCCCATTAACTTTGTAGATCGCATCAAGGCCCCGCTGCTTCTCATTGCAGGCGAAAACGATCCGCGCTGTCCGCCTTCAGAAGCGCAGCAGGTTGCCGATGCCATCAAGAAACGCGGCGGAACGGTGCAGTTGAAAATCTACGAAGATGAAGGTCACTCGTTCGGCAAGTGGGAAAACGTCATCGACCATTACAAGCGAGTGAGCGATTTCCTGAAGGTGCAGGTGCCGTCACCCGGATGCCAGACTGTGTGCGAGATTCAATAG
- the nth gene encoding endonuclease III — translation MPKGMITRQPAKSGRHEGAKKNVAQTFVSAQKAKPARQPKDSALPGAAKKSAKAARAPKGFNPVAPERVQEILKRLDDRYGKVTCALTHSNAWELLVATILSAQCTDARVNMVTPVLFKKYPTPQAFAALEPEQLEPDIKSTGFFRNKSKSIVGAARKIVNDFGGKVPQTMAELLTVPGAARKTANVVLGSWFGIAEGVVVDTHVHRISRRLELTAADDPPKIEQDLMKVIPKDHWILFSHQVIHHGRSLCVARNPKCVECPLETVCHAEDKTWSTVEQHKGAK, via the coding sequence ATGCCCAAAGGCATGATCACCCGCCAGCCGGCGAAATCCGGCCGCCATGAAGGCGCAAAGAAGAACGTGGCGCAGACATTCGTCTCTGCGCAGAAAGCCAAGCCTGCCAGGCAGCCAAAGGACTCTGCCCTTCCCGGTGCGGCGAAGAAGTCGGCCAAAGCAGCCCGCGCTCCGAAGGGCTTCAACCCGGTTGCTCCTGAACGCGTGCAGGAGATCCTGAAGCGCCTCGACGACCGCTACGGCAAAGTCACCTGCGCGCTCACTCATTCGAACGCATGGGAATTGCTGGTCGCCACCATCCTGTCAGCGCAGTGCACCGACGCGCGTGTCAACATGGTGACACCGGTGCTCTTCAAGAAATATCCGACACCGCAAGCCTTTGCCGCGCTTGAGCCCGAGCAGCTTGAGCCCGACATCAAGTCCACCGGATTCTTTCGCAACAAGTCCAAATCCATCGTCGGTGCGGCGCGGAAAATCGTGAACGACTTCGGGGGCAAGGTCCCGCAAACGATGGCGGAACTGCTCACCGTCCCTGGCGCGGCTCGCAAAACCGCCAATGTCGTGCTCGGCTCCTGGTTCGGCATAGCGGAAGGCGTCGTCGTTGACACGCACGTCCACCGGATCTCCCGCCGGCTTGAACTCACCGCCGCCGACGATCCACCGAAAATCGAACAGGACCTCATGAAGGTCATCCCAAAAGACCACTGGATCCTGTTTTCGCACCAGGTCATTCATCACGGGCGGTCCCTCTGCGTCGCGCGTAATCCCAAGTGCGTGGAGTGTCCACTCGAAACCGTCTGCCACGCCGAAGACAAAACCTGGAGCACCGTCGAGCAACACAAAGGCGCCAAGTAA
- a CDS encoding chlorite dismutase family protein translates to MSKSRLNGIVHEVNAYRMAYRAGNSGLLKSRFRATQMADHDKTSPARRQFVNFSFFKIQPEWRRLSMDARRDHKEEVARVLQRWCNEDMGILTYSTSGFRADCDFMLWRICYSLDCLNAAHTDLIRTQLGGYLEVTHSFLGTTKRSQYLIGQEHENDLSLRGYIKPGGKRYLIVFPFAKTREWYRRPFEDRQRIVHEQISAAGEFRSVRMNTIYSFGLDDHEFVIALETDRPEDVVDMTMRLREVENSVFILHDSPRLTALKVTPEEMLERLG, encoded by the coding sequence ATGTCTAAGAGCAGGTTAAACGGCATCGTACATGAGGTCAATGCATACCGGATGGCGTACCGCGCCGGTAACTCCGGTCTGCTAAAATCCCGATTTCGGGCAACTCAAATGGCCGATCACGACAAGACTTCTCCAGCTCGCCGCCAATTCGTCAACTTCTCGTTCTTCAAGATCCAGCCGGAATGGCGGCGCCTCTCCATGGACGCGCGTCGTGACCACAAGGAAGAAGTCGCTCGCGTCCTGCAGCGCTGGTGCAACGAGGACATGGGCATTCTCACCTATTCCACCTCCGGCTTCCGCGCCGACTGCGATTTCATGCTCTGGCGCATTTGTTATTCGCTCGATTGCCTGAATGCCGCGCACACCGATCTCATACGCACCCAGCTCGGCGGATACCTGGAAGTGACCCACTCCTTTCTCGGAACCACCAAGCGTTCCCAGTACTTGATCGGGCAGGAACACGAAAATGACCTCTCCCTTCGCGGATACATCAAGCCAGGCGGCAAGCGCTATCTCATCGTCTTCCCCTTCGCCAAGACGCGCGAATGGTACAGACGCCCGTTTGAAGATCGCCAGCGCATCGTACACGAGCAGATCTCAGCCGCCGGCGAATTCAGGTCGGTTCGCATGAATACCATCTACTCTTTCGGACTCGACGATCACGAATTTGTCATCGCTCTAGAAACGGATCGTCCGGAAGATGTAGTCGATATGACCATGCGCCTGCGCGAGGTTGAAAACTCCGTATTCATCCTGCACGACTCGCCACGGCTCACCGCGCTCAAGGTCACGCCGGAAGAAATGCTCGAGAGGCTTGGCTAA
- a CDS encoding DedA family protein, translating to MIAKIIEVLSGFIIAVISSSGYFGVMILMAIESACIPLPSEIIMPFSGYLVYTGRFDLFWVATAGAIGCNVGSVFAYYLGYYGGRPLVEKYGRYILLSEKELHWADRFFEKYGDWAVFISRLLPVVRTFIALPAGIARMKQLRFHVFTFVGSWPWCFGLAWVGMKLGEQWNSDPRLKAWFHRFDAVILGIIVLGAVWFVWSRWQHRIKGTASAEPVD from the coding sequence ATGATAGCGAAAATCATTGAAGTACTTAGCGGCTTCATTATTGCCGTCATTTCTTCGAGCGGCTATTTCGGAGTGATGATCCTGATGGCGATCGAGTCAGCGTGTATCCCGCTGCCGTCGGAGATCATCATGCCGTTTTCCGGCTACCTGGTTTACACCGGGCGCTTCGACCTGTTCTGGGTCGCAACAGCGGGTGCAATCGGGTGCAATGTTGGATCGGTGTTCGCGTACTACCTCGGCTACTACGGCGGGCGTCCGCTGGTTGAAAAGTACGGGCGCTACATTCTGCTGAGCGAAAAAGAGCTGCACTGGGCCGACCGTTTCTTCGAGAAGTATGGCGACTGGGCCGTGTTCATCAGCCGCTTGCTACCGGTGGTGAGAACGTTCATCGCACTGCCGGCGGGCATCGCGCGCATGAAGCAGTTGCGTTTCCACGTGTTCACGTTTGTCGGCTCGTGGCCGTGGTGCTTTGGGCTGGCGTGGGTCGGAATGAAACTCGGCGAGCAGTGGAATAGCGATCCCCGACTGAAGGCGTGGTTCCACCGTTTCGACGCGGTAATCCTTGGGATTATCGTTCTTGGTGCGGTGTGGTTCGTGTGGTCGCGCTGGCAGCATCGGATCAAGGGAACCGCCAGCGCAGAGCCTGTCGATTAA